One genomic segment of Rhodohalobacter mucosus includes these proteins:
- a CDS encoding DUF418 domain-containing protein, which translates to MNSTALKPVLNRIESIDAFRGFALAGILIVHFVEQYIAGPAPEGAMEAIVQGPLDQGVDIFVNLFLRGKFFALFSILFGLSFFIQMDRAAQKGMDFRVRFVWRLLLLFAIGYLHHLFYRGDILTIYAVLGLVLVLFHRVSNKWLIWIMALIFLGLPRYIIYSTFGAGSLFGQAGFMPDSPELATYFATLTSGSIWSVFATNATEGMILKADFQVGVISRGYLTFAFFLGGMMLGRLRFFEDTARYATELKKALKWSFAVLAGVIAAAVILLLTQDLSAIEGLDSWIVMFGLTLYDLLNLSLTVIIFCLFVMAWEKTRGARFFRWFIPYGRTALTNYVLQSVAGTAILYGWGLGLLGELRNIHTFAIALGVIIAQMVISRLWLQKFRYGPFEWVWRIGTYMKLFPIVKDRAQSD; encoded by the coding sequence ATGAATTCTACCGCTCTGAAACCGGTACTAAACCGGATTGAAAGCATTGACGCTTTCCGGGGGTTTGCGCTTGCCGGAATATTAATTGTCCATTTTGTGGAACAGTATATCGCAGGCCCTGCACCGGAGGGAGCCATGGAAGCCATTGTTCAGGGACCTCTTGATCAGGGTGTTGATATATTCGTTAATCTGTTCCTTCGGGGGAAGTTCTTTGCACTTTTTTCTATCCTTTTCGGGCTTAGTTTTTTCATTCAAATGGATCGAGCTGCTCAAAAGGGAATGGATTTCAGGGTTCGTTTTGTCTGGCGGCTTCTGCTGCTTTTTGCGATCGGTTATCTCCACCACCTGTTTTACAGGGGGGATATTTTAACCATCTACGCTGTTCTGGGGCTGGTGTTGGTTCTGTTTCATCGCGTATCGAACAAATGGCTGATATGGATTATGGCGCTTATATTCCTGGGCCTTCCCCGCTACATCATTTACAGCACATTCGGTGCCGGAAGCCTCTTTGGGCAGGCCGGATTCATGCCCGATTCGCCGGAGCTGGCCACCTATTTCGCAACTCTTACTTCCGGCAGCATCTGGAGCGTTTTTGCAACGAATGCCACCGAGGGGATGATCCTGAAAGCGGATTTTCAGGTTGGGGTCATTTCACGCGGTTACCTTACGTTTGCCTTTTTCCTGGGCGGAATGATGCTGGGTCGTCTGCGCTTTTTTGAGGATACAGCGCGTTACGCAACAGAGCTGAAAAAAGCCCTTAAATGGTCGTTTGCCGTTTTAGCCGGCGTGATTGCGGCAGCCGTGATTCTTTTATTGACACAGGACCTGTCAGCCATTGAAGGGCTCGATTCATGGATCGTGATGTTCGGACTTACACTTTACGACCTGCTGAATTTGTCGCTTACCGTTATCATTTTCTGCCTCTTTGTAATGGCCTGGGAAAAAACAAGAGGGGCCCGTTTTTTCAGATGGTTTATCCCATATGGACGTACAGCGCTTACAAACTACGTATTACAGTCTGTAGCAGGCACTGCCATTCTGTATGGATGGGGACTTGGGCTTCTGGGTGAACTCAGAAATATTCATACATTTGCAATCGCTCTCGGTGTTATTATTGCTCAGATGGTTATAAGCCGGCTGTGGCTGCAGAAATTCAGGTACGGACCCTTTGAATGGGTCTGGCGAATAGGCACGTACATGAAACTTTTCCCGATAGTAAAAGATCGCGCGCAGTCAGATTGA
- a CDS encoding RNA polymerase sigma factor: MIETSEKKVLNFDRLYEEYGERILNTAYKMTGGEDVARDLTQDIFLKVYENLDSFNQESRVYTWIYRIAVNHILNYLKKSKRYNWLDLLNRSISEVIHSEKPISEYWSRDSFVPPDEKMERQESEVLIWNLIQKLPSKYRVPLILQRYEEMKIQDIADVMELSESAVESRVHRAKKKLLVLMKPYSDDLMN, from the coding sequence ATGATAGAAACCTCCGAAAAAAAAGTTCTGAATTTTGACAGGCTCTATGAGGAGTACGGAGAGCGTATTCTGAATACAGCCTATAAGATGACAGGAGGAGAGGATGTGGCAAGGGATTTGACACAGGATATTTTCTTAAAAGTTTACGAGAATCTGGACTCCTTTAACCAAGAGTCTCGAGTCTACACCTGGATATACCGCATTGCTGTTAACCATATACTGAACTACCTGAAGAAAAGTAAACGGTACAATTGGCTGGACCTTCTGAACAGATCGATTTCAGAGGTGATTCATTCGGAAAAGCCAATATCTGAATATTGGAGCCGGGATAGTTTTGTGCCTCCTGATGAGAAAATGGAACGGCAGGAGAGTGAAGTCCTGATTTGGAATTTGATTCAAAAACTGCCCTCGAAATATAGGGTGCCGCTTATTTTACAACGATATGAAGAGATGAAAATACAGGATATAGCCGATGTGATGGAGCTCAGCGAAAGTGCCGTGGAATCACGGGTTCACCGCGCAAAAAAGAAATTGCTTGTGCTGATGAAACCTTATTCAGATGATTTGATGAATTAG
- a CDS encoding zf-HC2 domain-containing protein, which translates to MNTQEEHVKSLFLDWSENKLSEADSMKVDHHLNECENCASYFKNMQFLFNNPQKEQLPVLEMDPYLPVRIKSTKADSVQSLQSSSARLRNTFLGALIVSGILIGFLLGQQLVYTAYYSDRLSSYENVPVEWMYYEGIAQPGLGSRYEHVISEIEDEEL; encoded by the coding sequence ATGAACACGCAGGAAGAACATGTTAAAAGTTTATTTTTGGATTGGTCTGAGAATAAACTCAGTGAAGCTGACAGTATGAAGGTAGATCACCATCTAAACGAGTGTGAAAACTGCGCATCATACTTTAAGAATATGCAGTTTCTTTTTAACAACCCTCAAAAAGAGCAGCTGCCTGTTTTGGAGATGGATCCATATCTGCCTGTAAGGATCAAATCAACAAAAGCGGATTCAGTACAGAGCCTGCAATCAAGCAGCGCAAGGCTTCGAAATACCTTTCTTGGTGCATTGATCGTCTCAGGTATTTTGATCGGTTTTCTTCTTGGACAGCAGTTGGTATATACGGCCTATTATTCCGATCGCTTAAGTTCTTATGAAAATGTACCGGTTGAATGGATGTACTATGAGGGTATCGCGCAGCCAGGACTAGGTTCTCGATATGAACATGTAATATCTGAAATAGAGGATGAAGAGCTATGA
- a CDS encoding Spy/CpxP family protein refolding chaperone, which translates to MKVKTLAGVLIFLIVLNISVIGTIVYLHVTNGTPPVARLMDGNPGFTPPYVESIEQMENMTPGQRRQLFQLVESFREKVQPMHDEVQMIDKEMRDLLITSDQIPNKKVEELMRKKADLQFEIGKHVLDNLQRSKSFLTQEQQRMFIDRIMSAGPRSGMGSPPGTSVPGPGAVPGPGMMRGEFDNR; encoded by the coding sequence ATGAAAGTTAAAACACTTGCGGGAGTATTGATTTTCCTTATCGTTCTGAACATCAGCGTGATTGGGACAATCGTATATCTTCATGTAACCAATGGCACACCTCCGGTAGCCAGGCTTATGGATGGGAACCCGGGTTTCACACCTCCTTATGTTGAAAGTATTGAGCAGATGGAAAACATGACGCCAGGCCAGCGTCGTCAGCTATTTCAGTTGGTTGAGTCATTCAGGGAAAAAGTTCAGCCGATGCATGATGAGGTACAGATGATTGATAAAGAAATGCGCGATTTACTGATTACGAGTGATCAAATTCCGAATAAGAAAGTTGAGGAATTGATGCGCAAAAAAGCAGATCTGCAGTTTGAAATTGGCAAACACGTGCTGGATAATCTGCAGCGGTCAAAGTCATTTCTAACCCAAGAACAACAACGAATGTTTATCGATCGTATCATGTCGGCCGGACCAAGATCTGGAATGGGTAGTCCGCCGGGCACATCGGTTCCTGGACCGGGTGCGGTTCCGGGTCCGGGAATGATGCGGGGGGAGTTCGATAATCGTTGA
- a CDS encoding BspA family leucine-rich repeat surface protein, which translates to MKNSSTLPFFPTPLWVILLFILTSCSTSVNSDETFFLDDNGVTIKCPSAAPGDTGVVDGIEYEAVNRDLLEQRIADGADLTRVCTSNIADMSELFKDDSSFNQNIGHWDVSSVTNMAMMFQDAATFNQDIGNWDVGNVEYMNNMFLNASAFNRDIGQWNMGNVLNMGGMFGGAASFNQDIGAWNVGNVREMNGMFTGAVSFDQNISEWDVSNVVQFNGMFADAAAFNQDIGGWNTESAATTNFMFAGATSFNQDIGSWNMGSVSTAAFMFSGASSFNQDIGGWDLSNIGIMDGMFRDAVLFNQDISGWCVENIESEPFDFATGSALVPDHYPVWGTCPG; encoded by the coding sequence ATGAAGAACTCATCAACCCTGCCTTTCTTCCCAACACCACTTTGGGTGATTCTCCTTTTCATTCTCACGTCTTGCTCTACCTCGGTAAATTCAGATGAGACGTTTTTTCTTGACGACAATGGTGTCACCATTAAATGTCCGTCTGCAGCTCCGGGGGACACCGGTGTAGTGGATGGAATCGAATACGAGGCTGTAAACAGGGATCTATTGGAACAGCGTATTGCCGATGGGGCAGATCTGACGAGGGTGTGCACATCAAACATTGCCGACATGAGTGAACTGTTTAAAGATGATTCTTCATTCAATCAGAATATCGGTCACTGGGATGTAAGCAGCGTCACGAATATGGCGATGATGTTTCAGGATGCAGCCACCTTTAACCAGGATATTGGAAACTGGGATGTTGGAAATGTTGAGTACATGAATAATATGTTTCTCAATGCTTCTGCATTCAACCGGGATATTGGTCAATGGAATATGGGTAATGTCCTGAACATGGGAGGTATGTTTGGCGGAGCAGCCTCATTCAATCAGGATATCGGAGCCTGGAACGTTGGGAACGTCCGGGAAATGAACGGGATGTTTACCGGGGCAGTCTCATTTGATCAGAATATCAGTGAATGGGATGTGAGCAATGTGGTTCAATTTAACGGAATGTTTGCAGATGCGGCCGCTTTTAACCAGGACATCGGAGGCTGGAATACCGAAAGCGCAGCCACCACAAACTTCATGTTCGCGGGGGCAACCTCTTTTAACCAGGACATCGGGAGCTGGAACATGGGCAGCGTATCCACAGCGGCATTCATGTTTTCCGGAGCATCCTCCTTTAACCAGGATATCGGAGGCTGGGATTTGAGCAACATCGGAATTATGGACGGGATGTTTCGTGATGCAGTACTCTTCAATCAGGATATCAGCGGATGGTGTGTAGAAAATATTGAGTCAGAGCCTTTTGATTTCGCCACCGGCAGTGCATTGGTACCGGATCACTATCCCGTATGGGGAACTTGTCCCGGTTAG